ATAGGCGGCGAGCGAGCAGCTGATGACGTTGCCGAGGACCGCACCGCCGGCGATCAGCAGCGAGTTGGTGAGCAGCCGCCAGATGGAGACGTCGTTGACGCCCTCCATGGCGGTGGAGTAGTTCGACCATTCCAGGTGGCTGGGCAGCAGGTCGAGGCTCGCGATGACCTCGTCGGCGGGCTTGAGCGAGGTGGCCAGCAGCCACGCCAGCGGGTACAGCATGACCAGCAGCGCGGCCAGGCAGCCCAGGTGGACGGCGACCCGCCCCCATCGGACGGGCTTGTGGGAAACGGCGGTCGAGGTCATCGGTCCCCCTCGGAGGCGTAGAAGACCCAGGAGCGGGAGGTGCGGAACAGCACCGCCGTGACCACACCGATCACGAGGAGCAGCACCCAGGCCATGGCGGAGGCGTAGCCCATGTGGGAGGCGACGAAGCCGCGGTCGTAGAGGTACATGGTGTAGACGAGGGTCGAGTCGGCCGGTCCGCCCTTGCCCGCGCTGACCGCGAAGGCGGGCGTGAACACCTGGAAGGCCTGGATGGTCTGGAGGACCAGGTTGAAGAACAGCACCGGGGACAGCATCGGCACGGTGACGGACAGGAACTGCCGCCACTTCCCGGCCCCGTCGACCGCCGCCGCCTCGTACAGCTCGGCGGGGATCTGCTGGAGACCGGCGAGGAAGATGACCATCGGTGCGCCGAACTGCCACACCGTCAGCAGGGCCACGGCGAGCAGCGACCAGCCGGGCTTGTTGACCCAGCCGCCGGTGCCGAGCAGGTTGTCCACCGTGCCGCCGTCGTTGAAGACCGCACGCCAGACGAGGGCGATGGACATCGACGCGCCGAGCAGCGAGGGGGCGTAGAAGGCGGAGCGGTAGAAGGCCTTGCCGCGTTTCATGCCCTTCAGGGCGAGCGCGACGACCAGGGCGAGGGCCAGTTGCAGGGGCACGGCGATGACGACGTACGTCACCGTCGTCACGACCGAGCGCCAGTAGCGCGGGTCCTCGGTGAACATCTGGACGTAGTTGCGCAGGCCCACCCACTTCGGCGGGTTGAACAGGTCGTAGTCGGTGAACGACAGGTACAGCGACACGGCCATCGGCAGCAGGGTCAGGACGATCGCGCCGAGGACCCAGGGCGAGAGGAACACCCAGGCGGCGCCCTCGCGTTCGCGTTTGGGGCGGCGCTTCGGGGCGGTGGCGGGGACGCGTTGTGTCTCCGTGGGGATCGCGGTGGTGGTCATGACCTCAGCTCCGCCTTCGCCTCGGTGATGTAGTTCTCGGCCGCCTCGCGGGGCGACATGCGCCCGTAGGACACCTGGTCGTAGTCGCGCTGGAAGGTGCTCTGGAGGGCGTTGTCACCCGCCGGCGGGGCCTGGGGCGGGTCCTTGAGCTTGCCCTCCAGGGAGGCCTGGAAGTCGGCGATGGTCTTGTCGAAGTCCTTGAGCTGCGGGCCGAGTTCGTCGCGGACGGTCTCGTTGACGGGGATGCCCCGGCTGGCGCCGAGGATCTTCGCGGCCTGCCGGTCGTTGATCAGGAAGTCGACGAGCTGCGCCGCCTCCTTGGGGTGGCCGGTGTTGGCGGAGACGCCGAGGAACATGGACGGCTTGAAGTACTGGCCGGGTGTGCCGTCCTCGCCGGACGGCATGGGGGCGAGGGCGACGCCGCCCTTGACGAGGGCGAGGAAGCCGCTGGCCGGGGCGTCCCAGTTGGCGTCGGTGACGGATGTGCCGCGCCCCAGCGGGGTGTTCTCGACGGAGCCGTCGAGCTGGGTGGTCTGCTCGGCGGGCGAGACGGCGCCCTCGCGGCGCAGCTTGTCGGTGAAGGTCCACCAGCGGGTGAGGTCGTCGGCGGTGAAGCCGAGTCCGCCGTCCTCCGTGTAGAGGGCCTTGCCCTGCCCGCGCAGCCAGACCTCGAAGGCGTCCTCGCTCTGGCCGGGGTCGGTCGCCCCGGGTTTGCCGGTCTTCTTGGCCAGGGCCCGCATGGTGTCGGCCCACTGGCTCCAGGTCCAGCTCTTGCCGGGGAGGGGCACGCCCGACTTCTTCCAGGTCCCGACGTCGTAGGCGACGGTCTCCGTGCCGCGGCCCTGCGGTATCGCGTACTGCACGTCGTCCACACGGCCGGTGGCGAGCAGGCCCTGGTCGATCTCGGAGGTGCGCAGTACGGCCTTCTGCTTCGCCAGGTCGAGCAGGACGCCGCCGGAGGCGTACTGGTCGATCTGGCGGTAGTCCAGCTGCATCACGTCCGGCGCGTCACCGCCGGCGGCCTGGGTGGCGAGCTTCTGCTTGTAGGCGTCGTAGCCGGAGAACGACGTCGTCACGTCGACGTCCGGATGCTGTTTCTCGAACAGCGCGACGGCCTGCTCGGTGCGTTCCGCGCGGTCGGGGTTGCCCCACCACGTGTAGCGCAGCACGACCTTGCCGCCGCCGGCCGATTCCCCGGATCCTCCGCAGCCCGCCAGCACGGCACACAGTGCCAGTGCGGCGGCCGACGCGCAGAACCCCTTTGTCCTGTGTCCGGGCATGCCGAGGTCACCTCTCCTTTCCTCGGACTCTCTGTCGGCCCCCCTCGGCCCCCCTGCTCTGTTACTCGCCCTGGTACGGCAACGTCGTCCCGGGCAGGTTGTACTCGTCCCGCCTGCCGCACATGCCGAAGCCGCCGAGCCGGGTGGGCGCGGCCTCGTAGGCGGTGGCCTCGCCGAGGTAGGCGGGCTCGCCGCCGGCCAGCGCGTCGAGCTGGGCGCCGGTGCGTTCGGCGGTGGCCAGGGCGCCCGCCCGCCACAGGGCGCGCCAGGTGGGCACCTTGTCGCGCACGATCCGGGCGGCGGCGCGCTGGAACTCCAGGTACGGGCCGTTGTCGCCGGCGACGAGCGCCTCGCGCAGGGTCAGGTAGCCCTCCACGGCGAGGTCCCGGCGGCGCTGGGCGGCCGCCGCCGTCTCCGGTCCCGTACCGGGCGGCAGTGTCGCCGCGGCGGCGTACTTCTCGGGGTCGGCGAGCACCTCGGGCGGGAAGGTGAACACGGAGTCCCCGGCCTCGGGCAGGCCGCTGTTCTGCATCAGCACGGTGATGCGCAGATCGCCGCCCTGCACCATGCGGTGCACGGTGCCCGGCGTGAACCAGGCGATGGAGCCGGCTTCGAGGGGGATGTCCCGGTAGCCGTCGGGGCTCAGCGTCTGCACCGCGCCCCGGCCGCCGGTGACGACGTACGCCTCGGTGCAGACCAGGTGCAGATGGGGGCTGCCGCCGCAGACGCCGTCGGCGGCCTCCCAGTCGTAGGCGCTCAGATGGGACAGGCCGATCGCGCCGGGCAGCGGGTGCGGCAGGGCGGGCTTCGCTTCGTTCACCACGGCAGGCCCTCCAGGTGCGTGCCGACCCGGTCGCGGTCCCAGGCGCCGTCGGCGACGACGAGCCGGTAGCGGAAGGCGAAGGACTCGCCCGGCGGGAGTTCGAACTCCTCGAAGAACGCCCAGGAGAAGGCGACCGTGGGGAAGGGTTCGGAGCGGACGAACCAGTGCGACTCGTGGATCGCGGACGTCTCGTCGAGGTTCTCGGGCGCGTGCGCGAAGACGAGGGTGGAGTGGCCGTCGACGTCGTCGTGCTCGGTGGTGAAGGCGAGCCAGGGGCCCTGGGTGCCCATCAGCTTGCCCGCGTCGGCGTCGGTGTCCGGGGCGAAGACCGTGCCGCCGGTGAAGTCGCGCGGACCGCGCCACTGCAGTCCGGTGTAGCCGGCCATCTCGCGGCCCGCGGTGGTCGGGGATCCGAAGGCCAGGGGCTCGGAACGGACGTTGGTGAGGCGGATCGACCAGTCCAGGGCCCAGGCGCCGGCCTCCTCGTCCACCGAGTGGACGGTCAGCCCCCGCACCTCGCGCGCCCACTCCTCGCCGCCGTTCTCGACCCAGGTGAGGTCCTCGGTGAAGGCGAGCCGGTCGTCCTCGACCGTGAACGCGGAGAAGCCGTCGTGCCGCATGGAGCCGACGCGCTCGGGCAGGCGCAGATAGCCCTGGCCGTGGACGTAGCAGTTGCCGCCCCAGAAGTTCTGGCCGGACAGATGGCTCGCGGTCATCTGCAGGCCCTTGTGCCAGCGGTGGTCGTTCGGGCGGTAGCCGGTGACCGTGCGGCCGGACAGGGTGCGCACCGGGTGGGCGTACGGCTTGCGGGACTCGAAGGGATCCGGGTCGGGCCGGTAGACGTAGCGGAGGATCTCCGTGCCGTTCGCCGCCGTGACGGCGATGTCCTCGCCGTGGGTGTGGGTGACTCGGATGCTCATGCGCGCTCCTTGGGGGCCCAGTCGGGGTACTCGCCGTGCATGGCCTCGTAGAAGGGGTCGCCGGGGCCGATCTCCCCCGCGTGGACGGAGCGGCCGGTGAACGCCGCCTTGTACAGGGCGGCCGCGAACTCCAGGGTGGCGCGGGCGTCCTGGCCGCTGCCCGGTGGCCGGGTGCCGTTGTCGTAGGCGTCGAGGAGTGCGCCCAGCTGGGCGGTGTGCGAGCTGGGCACGTCGTTGGCGGGGGTGCGCCAGGCCGTGGCCCGGTCGGAGCCGACGTGCGGGGCCGGGGTGTAGACCCAGCTGTCGTTGGTGTGGCCGTACAGGTGGGTGAGCTCGACGGTGGCGTCCGCGCAGTCGATGCGGATACGGCTCACCTCGTCCGGGGACAGCACGCTGTTGACGACCGTGGCGAGGGCGCCGCTCTTGAAACGCACCAGCGCGGTGGAGACGTCCTCGCTCTCGGTGTCGTGGACGAGCCGGGCGGCCATCGCCCGGATCTCCTCCCACTCTCCGAGCAGGTGCAGCAGCAGGTCGTACTGGTGGATGCCGTGGCCCATGGTCGGCCCGCCGCCCTCGCTGGCCCACTTGCCGCGCCACGGCACGGCGTAGTAGGCGGCGTCCCGGTGCCAGGTGGTCTGGCAGTGCGCCACCAGCGGGGCGCCCAGCTCGCCGCTCGTGAGCAGCTCGCGGGCGTGTACCGCGCCGGAGCCGTAGCGGTGCTGGAAGACGACCGCCGCGTACGCCCCGGAGGCCTCCTCGGCGGCGGCGATCTCGTCGTACTCGGCGAGCGACAGGGTGAGCGGCTTCTCGCACAGCACCCAGGCACCCGCCTTCAGCGCGGCCACCGTCTGGTCGCGGTGCAAGGAGGGCGGCGTCCCGATGAGGACCAGGTCGGGGCGTACCGCGTCCAGCATCGCGTCCACCGAGGTGTAGCCGGCGAGCCGGCCGCCGGCCAGCTCGCGGAAGTCGTCGAGGCGCTCCTGGTCGACGTCGACGGCGGCGACCAGCTCCACCCGGTCGGAATGCGCCCGCAGCGCGGGCAGATGACTGCCGCCGACGATGGCTCCGGTGCCGACGACGGCCACGCGGCGGCGGGTGGGGGACAAGGACATGCGGCGCTCCTCGGACGGCCGGCGGACACACGCTTGGGAAGCACTTGGAAAGCGCTTGCACTCGGAAGGTGACCCTAGGCGTGAGCGAATGTCTGGACAACCCCCCTGCATCGACCTGCACAAGGTCTGCCCGAGCATTGTCCCAGCTCGGGGCTGAGATGTCGGTTGTTGTCCCCACCACGGAAACGGCATTCCCCCGCCTGTGTGCTGGGGCTTGCCCCACCTCGAAGCGGCTGCCAGCCGGAGTGATCGGACGCCTGCCCGTCCCTAGCGTTCTGTCGCACCGCACACCCCTCTCCGGCATGTCCCTGCCAGCCGCGAGGGGGCATCGGCGACAGAAAGGACACCCACCCGTGTTATCCCGCTTCCCGGGAACCGCTCGGCGAGCCGCCCTCGCCCTGACGGCCGCCGGTCTCGCCTTGACGGCACTGCCCGCCACGGCCGGGGCGAGTCCCGGCCCCGACCCCCTCGCCCGCTACCACGACCAGCGCCTCACCTGGAAGAGCTGCGTGCTCGGACCGGACGACACGGCCGGCGAGGAACTGGAGCAGGCGGGCGCCCGCTGCGCCGACGTGACCGTACCGCTGGACTACTCGGACCCCGGCGGCCGCACGATCACCGTCGCGATATCCCGGATCCGCGCCACCGACACCTCCCACCGCGTCGGCCCGCTGCTGCTCAACGGCGGCGGCCCCGGCGGGACGTCCCTCGGCGACGCGCCGGTGGTGCGCAAGGCGATGAAGGACGTCGCCGCCCGGTACGACGTGGTCGGGGTGGATCCCCGTTTCGTCGGCCGCAGCACACCGCTGGACTGCCGCTGGCCGACCGGCTCGGCGTGGCGCGCGGCGGGTGAGGACCGGGCCGGCTTCGACCGCATGGCCGCGTTCTCGAAGGACCTCGCCCGGCACTGCCGTACCCACGCGGGCGATGTGCTGCCCCACGCCACCACCCGCAACACCGCCCGCGACATGGACGTCATCCGGGCCGCGCTGGGCGAGCGGCGGATCTCCTACCTGGGCTACTCGTACGGCAGTTACCTCGGCGAGGTGTACACCACGATGTTCCCGGGCCGGACCGACCGGGTCGTCCTGGACGGGGTGATCGACCCGGACCGCTACAGCGCCCGGCTGTGGCGGGGCGTCGAGCGGGCCAACCGCCAGGCCCTGGAGGGGTGGGCCTCCTGGGCTGCCGCCCGTGACGCGGCCTACGGGCTGGGCCGGACGGAGGGCGAGGTGCTGGCCACCGTGGAACGGGTCCGGGCCGCCGCCGCCCGCACCCCGCTGCGGCTCGGCGGCCACCGGCTGGACGAGCACGTGATGCCGGTCGTCGCCCTCAACGGCCTCTCGATGCACAACGACACCCGTTACGGGGACTTCGCCCAGGGCATGCGGGACATGCTGCGGGCGTCGCAGGGGCAGCGGGTGACACCGTCGCCGTGGCTCGCTGGGGTGCTCGAGTTCGTGCTCACGGGCACCGACTCCCCCTACGGCAGCGCGCAGACGGCGATCGTCTGCGGCGACAACGCCGCCCCGCGCGACCCCGAGGTGTACTGGCGCGATGTCCAGCGCACCCGTGCGCGGGACCCGCTCTTCGCGCCCGTCACGCAAAACCTCAACCCGTGCGCCTACTGGGACCGACCGCGCGAGCGTCCGACCACCGTCCGGGACGACCTGCCGGCTCTGCTCGTCAACGCCACCGGAGACCCGCGCACGTACTACGACGGCGCCAAGACGGTCCGCGCCATGTGGCCCTCCTCGCGCCTGGTCACCCTGCACGACGCCGACCAGCACGGGGTGTACGGCGTTTACGGCTCGCCGTGCGTCGACGACACGGTCAACGCCTACCTCGCCACGGGCCGCCTGCCGGCCCGGGACGTGGGCTGCGCCGCGCCCGCGCGGTGAGCCGCGGGGCTCGCGGCGTCCGCGCCGCGAGCCCCGGCCTCCCCTGCGGTCCCCCGGTGACCGCAAAGACCAAAACCTCCGTTGGTTCCGCAAGAGAGACAGCCGTCGGCGTCCGGTGCAGCATGTGGCCCACGTCACCCTCCCCCACAGGGCCTTTACCTACCCGCAACGACGTACCGACAGGTGGTGGCACTCGTGCGCCTGCGCACTCCCCTCGCCCTGCTCGGGGCCGCCGTGCTCGTGCTCGTCGGACCACCGCTGCTGACCACCGGCAGCGGCTCCGAGACCGGCACACAGATCCCGGGCCTGCGTTTCATGGTCCCCAACACGCCCGGCGGAGGCTACGACATCACGGCCCGTACGGCCGCGAAGAACGCCGAGGACGCCGAACTGACCCACAACATCGAGGTGTTCAACTTGCCCGGCGCCGGCGGCACGGTCGGGCTGAGCCGGCTGGTGAGCGAGCACGGCAACGGCAAACTCGCCATGTCCATGGGCCTCGGGGTCGTGGGCGCCGTCCGTTCCAACGACGCGCCGAAGACGCTCGGCGACACCACGCCGATCGCCCGGCTCACCGAGGAGCAGGACGTCGTCGTGGTCGCCAAGGACTCCCCGTACAAGACGATCGACGATCTCATCGGCGCCTGGAAGGAGAACCCGGGCAAGCTCCCGGTGGGCGGCGGCTCGTCGCCCGGCGGGCCCGACCACCTCGCGCCGATGCTGATGGCGCGGGCCGCCGGGATCCCCCCGAAGCAGGTCAACTACATCCCGTTCGACGGCGGCGGCGAACTGCTCGCGTCGATCCTCGGCAACAAGGTCGCCTTCGGCGTGTCCGGCGTCGGCGAGTACCTGGACCAGATCAAGGCGGGCGAGCTGCGCCTCCTCGCGGTCACCGGCCCCGAGCGCGTCGAGGGGCTGGACGCGCCCACGCTGAAGGAGGCCGGGTACGACGTGAACTTCACCAACTGGCGCGGCATCGTCGCCCCGCCCGGACTGACCGACGGGGAGCGCGACAAGCTCGTGCGGCTGCTCGAGGAACTGCACGGCTCGGACGAATGGCGCAAGTCCCTGAAGCAGAACGGCTGGGACGACGCCTTCCTCACCGGTGAGGAGTTCGGCGCGTTCCTCGACGCCGAGGACAAGCGCGTGGTTTCGGTGCTGAAGGAGCTGGGACTGTGACGACGCAGACCACCGACATTCCCCCCGCGGAGCGCGGCGAGCGGCGCTCGTGGCTGCGGGAGCACTCCGAACTCGGCGTGTGCGCACTCCTGCTGGTGCTGGGCGTGCTCGTCCTGACCGACGCGCTCACCATGGACGTCGACATCGCCCAGCGCGGCCCGATCGGCCCGAAGACCGTGCCGGTCGTGGTCGGCGCCGGCCTGCTGGTGATCGCCGCCCTGCTCGCCGTGGACGTGCTGCGCGGCGGCCGGGGCCAGGCCGAGACCGGCGAGGACATCGACCTGTCGGAACCCGCCGACTGGCGCACGGTGCTGCTGCTCGCCGGGGTGTTCCTCGGCTCGGCCGTCCTGATCGAGCCGCTCGGCTTTCCGGTCGCGGGCGCGCTGCTGTTCTGGGGTGCGGCGTTCGCGCTCGGCAGCCGCAGGATCGACCGCGATCCGCTCATCGCGGCCGGGCTGTCCCTCGTCACCTACGTCGTCTTCAACAACCTGCTCGGAGTGCCCCTGCCCGGCGGTCCGCTGATGGGAGTGCTGTGACATGGATGCCTTCAACTCCCTTCTGGACGGCTTCGGTACGGCCCTCACCCCGGTCAACCTGCTGTGGGCCGTCATCGGCGTGCTGCTCGGCACGGCGATCGGTGTGCTGCCCGGCATCGGCCCGGCGATGGCGGTCGCTCTGCTGCTGCCGGTGACATACGGGCTCCAGCCGACCGGCGCGTTCATCATGTTCGCGGGCATCTACTACGGCGCGATGTTCGGCGGCTCGACCACCTCCATCCTGCTCAACACGCCCGGCGAGAGCGCGGCGGTGGTGGCGGCCATGGAGGGCAACCCCATGGCCAAGTCCGGGCGCGGCGCGCAGGCCCTCGCGGCGGCCGCCGTCGGGCACTTCGCGGGCGGCCTGATCGGCACGATCCTGCTGGTCGCGCTCGCGCCGACGGTCGCCGAACTGGCCGTGGACATCGGCGCGCCGGACTACTTCGCCATCATGGTGCTGGCGTTCATCGCGGTGACGTCGGTGCTCGGCTCGTCCCGCATCCGGGGCCTGGCCTCCCTGCTCATCGGCCTCACGCTGGGCCTGGTCGGCCTGGACCAGATGACCGGCCAGCAGCGCCTGACCTTCGGCTCGCTCCAACTGGCCGACGGCATCGACGTGGTGATCGTCGCGGTCGGTCTGTTCGCGATCGGCGAGGCCCTGTGGGTCGCGGCACACCTGCGGCGCAGGCCGGCGGAGCCGATCCCGGTGGGACGTCCGTGGCTGGGACGCGGGGATGTGAACCGGACCTGGAAGTCGTGGCTGCGCGGCCCGTTCATCGGTTTCCCGTTCGGCGCGATCCCGGCCGGCGGCGCGGAGATCCCGACGTTCCTGTCGTACGTGACGGAGAAGCGCCTGTCCAAGCACAAGGACGAGTGGGGCAAGGGCGCCATCGAGGGCGTGGCCGGTCCGGAGTCGGCGGCGTCGGCCTCGGCGGCGGGCACCCTGGTGTCGATGCTGACCCTGGGCCTGCCGACCACGGCGGTCGCGGCCGTCATGCTGGCCGCCTTCCAGCAGTACGGCATCCAGCCCGGCCCGCTGCTCTTCGAGCGTGAACCCGACCTGGTCTGGGGCCTGATCGCCTCGCTCTTCGTCGGCATGGTGCTGCTGCTCGCGCTCAACCTGCCGCTGGCACCGCTGTGGGCGAAGCTGCTGCGCATCCCGCGGCCGTACCTGTACGCCGGGATCATGTTCTTCGCGGCGGTCGGCGCGTACGCGGTCGGCGGTGAGGTGATCGACCTGGTGATCCTGCTGATCATCGGTCTGATCGGTTTCGGCATGCGCCGCTACGGGCTGCCGGTGCTGCCCGCCGTCATCGGCGTGATCCTCGGCCCGAACGCCGAACAGCAGCTGCGCCGCGCGCTCCAGATCAGCGACGGCAGCGTGACGGGGCTGTTCAACACGCCGTTCGCGGTGACGGTGTACGCGGTGATCGTGCTGTTGCTGGCCTGGCCGCTGCTGAGGAAGGCGGTGACGCGCAAGCGCGTGGAGGCCTGACGTGCGTGACGCCGTGGGGGCGTGGCTCGGCTGAGCCACGCCCCCACGGCGTTTCTCAGGGCACCGACTCCCGTGTGCCGTCGGGGAAGCGGATCTCCACACTCCCGTCGGCTCCTGCCCACGCCCGGGCCCCGTCGACCAGGGCGTGCACCACCGGGTCGGCACTGAGCACGACCAGCGTCACCATCAGGCGCGTACCACCGGGGTGGGACGGCAGCGTCAGGAACGGCGTCGCCGAGTGGTGCCCGTACGCATTGCCACCCACAGCCGCTACGACCGCTCCCTCGTCGTCGCTCCATCCGTGCAGGCCGACGAGCGTGCTGGTCAGGCCGTCCGAGCGCCGGGCCAGTGCCCAGCCGGGGCCGGTCCGGGCGGCCGGTGACGCGGAGTCGTCGGCGACGGCCCAGCCGCCCTCGCGCACGGGCGTGCCGGGGGGCGCGTCGACGCGGTGCACCCGGACCTCCCAGGGGCCGTGCACCACGCTGACCGTCTCGATGCGGTGCCCTTCACTGTCGCCCGGGAGCAGGGCCCGGTGCCAGGAGGCGGCCCGGGAGCCCTCGACTCCGAGGGGGTGTATGCGCCCGCGGGGGGTGGGTGTGCCGTCGGGGGCGAGCAGGGCGATGTGGTTGTCGGGGCCCACCCGCGGTGCCGGTGGTGTCTCGGGGGCCGTGGCGCTGGAGTAGGCGAAGCGGGCGTAGTGCGGGCTGTCCTCGGCCGTTGCCGGCGGGGGCGGCAGTCGGTCACTGCCGTGGTTGACGAGGCGGACGATCCCGTCGGCGGCGGTGGAGTGCAACAGCCAGCCCGGGGCCGGTAACGCGAGGTGCACGTCGGCCGTCTCCGCCGGGCCGGGTTCCTCGGGCGCCGTCCACACGGGGTGGTCGGCGGGCAGGAGCAGGCCGAGGAAGGCCTTGCTCGCCCAGTACGGGGAGGCCGGGCCCGAGTACCGCTGGGTGACGGGGAGGAAGGGCCCGTACCAGCCGAGCGTGAGCAGCCCGTGCTCGTCGGGCACGCCGCGCTCGGCGAAGTGCTTCAGCGCGCCGGAGGCCAGGCGGCGGGTGCGGCCGGGCGGCAGCGGGGTGGCGTCGACGAGGACACCCGCCCACAGCGGGGCCGCCGTCGCGAACCGGTAGGTGAGGGAGCGGCCCTGGTGGACCGGCGCGCCGTCGGCGCCGAAGAAGTGCTGGTGGTCGTGGAGGAACGACCGCAGGCGCCTTTGGTGTTCCGCCACCAGCCGCAGATCGGCGCGCGGTCCGGCGATCCGGGCCCACAGGACCGGATACAGGTGCAGGGCCCAGGCGTTGTAGTAGTCGAACTTGCGGCCGTCGCCGTCGGTGTACCAGCCGTCCTCCCGGTACCAGTCCTCCAGGCGTGCGAGGCCGGCGTCGATCTCGCTGCGGCTGTGCGGGGCGCCGACGGAGGCAAGGAACTCCTCGGTGATGACCTGGAACAGCCGCCAGTTGGAGTCGTTGACCACGGCTCCGACGAAACCGCCCAGCCAGTCGGCGACCCGCTGCCGCACCCGGTCGTCGAGCCGGTCCCAGATCCAGGGGCGGGTCTCGTGCAGGGCGATCGCGAGGGACGCGGCCTCGACCATGGGCTGGGACCGGTCGGTGATGGGCGGCCAGCGGTCGGGACCGCGCGGGTCGGTGCCGGCCGCGAGCCCGGCCGCGTACCGCTCGATCAGGCCGGGCACGCCCTGCCCGCCCGAACCGGCGATGCGGAACGCGGCCAGCAGGAAGGAGCGGGCGAAGCCCTCCAGTCCGTCCGACCAGGGCCCGGAGTGGCTGGGCGGGCCGGGCAGCCGGTACTGGGCCAGGCCCGGCGAGGCGTAGGGCTTCAGGGCCTCGAGGAGGCGGTCGGCGATGGCCTCCCAGTGGGCGCGGGTCCAGCCGGTGAGGGGCGAGGTCAGCGGGTCGGGGGGTGGCAGGTGGGGCAGGTTGGGCAGGTGCGTCGGGTCGGGGAGCGACACGTGCGGCGCGCTCATGCGGGTGCGGTCCCTCCG
The genomic region above belongs to Streptomyces coeruleorubidus and contains:
- a CDS encoding cupin, translating into MVNEAKPALPHPLPGAIGLSHLSAYDWEAADGVCGGSPHLHLVCTEAYVVTGGRGAVQTLSPDGYRDIPLEAGSIAWFTPGTVHRMVQGGDLRITVLMQNSGLPEAGDSVFTFPPEVLADPEKYAAAATLPPGTGPETAAAAQRRRDLAVEGYLTLREALVAGDNGPYLEFQRAAARIVRDKVPTWRALWRAGALATAERTGAQLDALAGGEPAYLGEATAYEAAPTRLGGFGMCGRRDEYNLPGTTLPYQGE
- a CDS encoding tripartite tricarboxylate transporter TctB family protein, with the translated sequence MTTQTTDIPPAERGERRSWLREHSELGVCALLLVLGVLVLTDALTMDVDIAQRGPIGPKTVPVVVGAGLLVIAALLAVDVLRGGRGQAETGEDIDLSEPADWRTVLLLAGVFLGSAVLIEPLGFPVAGALLFWGAAFALGSRRIDRDPLIAAGLSLVTYVVFNNLLGVPLPGGPLMGVL
- a CDS encoding alpha/beta hydrolase, giving the protein MSLPAARGHRRQKGHPPVLSRFPGTARRAALALTAAGLALTALPATAGASPGPDPLARYHDQRLTWKSCVLGPDDTAGEELEQAGARCADVTVPLDYSDPGGRTITVAISRIRATDTSHRVGPLLLNGGGPGGTSLGDAPVVRKAMKDVAARYDVVGVDPRFVGRSTPLDCRWPTGSAWRAAGEDRAGFDRMAAFSKDLARHCRTHAGDVLPHATTRNTARDMDVIRAALGERRISYLGYSYGSYLGEVYTTMFPGRTDRVVLDGVIDPDRYSARLWRGVERANRQALEGWASWAAARDAAYGLGRTEGEVLATVERVRAAAARTPLRLGGHRLDEHVMPVVALNGLSMHNDTRYGDFAQGMRDMLRASQGQRVTPSPWLAGVLEFVLTGTDSPYGSAQTAIVCGDNAAPRDPEVYWRDVQRTRARDPLFAPVTQNLNPCAYWDRPRERPTTVRDDLPALLVNATGDPRTYYDGAKTVRAMWPSSRLVTLHDADQHGVYGVYGSPCVDDTVNAYLATGRLPARDVGCAAPAR
- a CDS encoding PmoA family protein, coding for MSIRVTHTHGEDIAVTAANGTEILRYVYRPDPDPFESRKPYAHPVRTLSGRTVTGYRPNDHRWHKGLQMTASHLSGQNFWGGNCYVHGQGYLRLPERVGSMRHDGFSAFTVEDDRLAFTEDLTWVENGGEEWAREVRGLTVHSVDEEAGAWALDWSIRLTNVRSEPLAFGSPTTAGREMAGYTGLQWRGPRDFTGGTVFAPDTDADAGKLMGTQGPWLAFTTEHDDVDGHSTLVFAHAPENLDETSAIHESHWFVRSEPFPTVAFSWAFFEEFELPPGESFAFRYRLVVADGAWDRDRVGTHLEGLPW
- a CDS encoding ABC transporter substrate-binding protein — encoded protein: MPGHRTKGFCASAAALALCAVLAGCGGSGESAGGGKVVLRYTWWGNPDRAERTEQAVALFEKQHPDVDVTTSFSGYDAYKQKLATQAAGGDAPDVMQLDYRQIDQYASGGVLLDLAKQKAVLRTSEIDQGLLATGRVDDVQYAIPQGRGTETVAYDVGTWKKSGVPLPGKSWTWSQWADTMRALAKKTGKPGATDPGQSEDAFEVWLRGQGKALYTEDGGLGFTADDLTRWWTFTDKLRREGAVSPAEQTTQLDGSVENTPLGRGTSVTDANWDAPASGFLALVKGGVALAPMPSGEDGTPGQYFKPSMFLGVSANTGHPKEAAQLVDFLINDRQAAKILGASRGIPVNETVRDELGPQLKDFDKTIADFQASLEGKLKDPPQAPPAGDNALQSTFQRDYDQVSYGRMSPREAAENYITEAKAELRS
- a CDS encoding Gfo/Idh/MocA family protein, which encodes MSLSPTRRRVAVVGTGAIVGGSHLPALRAHSDRVELVAAVDVDQERLDDFRELAGGRLAGYTSVDAMLDAVRPDLVLIGTPPSLHRDQTVAALKAGAWVLCEKPLTLSLAEYDEIAAAEEASGAYAAVVFQHRYGSGAVHARELLTSGELGAPLVAHCQTTWHRDAAYYAVPWRGKWASEGGGPTMGHGIHQYDLLLHLLGEWEEIRAMAARLVHDTESEDVSTALVRFKSGALATVVNSVLSPDEVSRIRIDCADATVELTHLYGHTNDSWVYTPAPHVGSDRATAWRTPANDVPSSHTAQLGALLDAYDNGTRPPGSGQDARATLEFAAALYKAAFTGRSVHAGEIGPGDPFYEAMHGEYPDWAPKERA
- a CDS encoding Bug family tripartite tricarboxylate transporter substrate binding protein, with the protein product MRLRTPLALLGAAVLVLVGPPLLTTGSGSETGTQIPGLRFMVPNTPGGGYDITARTAAKNAEDAELTHNIEVFNLPGAGGTVGLSRLVSEHGNGKLAMSMGLGVVGAVRSNDAPKTLGDTTPIARLTEEQDVVVVAKDSPYKTIDDLIGAWKENPGKLPVGGGSSPGGPDHLAPMLMARAAGIPPKQVNYIPFDGGGELLASILGNKVAFGVSGVGEYLDQIKAGELRLLAVTGPERVEGLDAPTLKEAGYDVNFTNWRGIVAPPGLTDGERDKLVRLLEELHGSDEWRKSLKQNGWDDAFLTGEEFGAFLDAEDKRVVSVLKELGL
- a CDS encoding carbohydrate ABC transporter permease, whose product is MTTTAIPTETQRVPATAPKRRPKREREGAAWVFLSPWVLGAIVLTLLPMAVSLYLSFTDYDLFNPPKWVGLRNYVQMFTEDPRYWRSVVTTVTYVVIAVPLQLALALVVALALKGMKRGKAFYRSAFYAPSLLGASMSIALVWRAVFNDGGTVDNLLGTGGWVNKPGWSLLAVALLTVWQFGAPMVIFLAGLQQIPAELYEAAAVDGAGKWRQFLSVTVPMLSPVLFFNLVLQTIQAFQVFTPAFAVSAGKGGPADSTLVYTMYLYDRGFVASHMGYASAMAWVLLLVIGVVTAVLFRTSRSWVFYASEGDR